In the genome of Pelagibacterium nitratireducens, one region contains:
- a CDS encoding RidA family protein: protein MAKRWAISSGSRFEKLAGYSRAVVDGEWVFVSGTAGHDPADGSISADAEEQTRQALRTIATALGQADAKLSDIVRLRVYVADRQDVMTVSKVLGEHFSDPRPTNTTIICGFPVEEIKVEIEATALKRPE, encoded by the coding sequence ATGGCGAAGCGTTGGGCAATCTCATCGGGATCGCGGTTTGAAAAGCTTGCAGGATACTCCCGCGCCGTTGTCGATGGCGAATGGGTGTTCGTGTCGGGTACTGCGGGGCATGACCCGGCTGACGGCTCCATTTCGGCAGACGCTGAGGAGCAGACTCGACAGGCCCTGCGCACAATTGCCACCGCATTGGGCCAAGCCGATGCCAAGCTTTCAGACATCGTAAGGCTGCGAGTTTACGTCGCCGATCGGCAGGACGTAATGACTGTATCAAAGGTTCTGGGTGAGCATTTCTCGGACCCGCGCCCCACCAACACGACAATCATTTGCGGATTTCCTGTTGAGGAAATCAAAGTCGAAATTGAAGCGACGGCGCTGAAGCGGCCCGAGTAG
- a CDS encoding pyridoxal phosphate-dependent aminotransferase — MKHLAHRITGTSKKSFGMYARAAASGRDNLIHMELGKPYADTPRHIKDATIAAIEAGKVHYSDLPGIRPLREAIVAKLARQNALQVSSDQIVVTNGLTHGSYAALMAFVDDGDEVILLEPYYPQHIGKVELAGGVPVPVALDAENGFAIDTDRIEAAITPKTKMIVLINPCNPTGRVYTRAELEALADIARRHDLIVVSDEVYEEITYDHAKHVSIASLPGMDERTVTLFAFTKSYAMDGWRIGYLVAPKQAVSAILKITANDVTHVNTFVQEGALAALTGDASVLTELVADDRRKRDRVVTRLNQISGIKCAWPQGTIYAFPNISALGVRSQIFAERLMDECGVVVEAGSFYGAAGEGHLRMCFGALSLDEIDEALDRMTLFVRSLG, encoded by the coding sequence ATGAAGCATCTCGCCCATCGAATTACCGGCACTTCGAAAAAATCGTTCGGCATGTATGCCCGAGCGGCCGCCAGTGGTCGCGACAACCTGATCCATATGGAATTGGGCAAACCCTATGCCGATACGCCCCGGCACATTAAGGACGCAACGATTGCAGCGATCGAGGCCGGAAAGGTTCACTATTCCGATCTTCCCGGCATCCGTCCGCTGCGTGAGGCCATCGTTGCCAAACTGGCGCGGCAGAACGCGCTGCAGGTGAGTTCCGACCAGATCGTTGTCACCAATGGCCTTACACACGGCTCCTACGCCGCATTGATGGCATTCGTCGATGACGGCGACGAAGTTATTCTGCTCGAGCCCTATTATCCGCAGCATATTGGAAAGGTCGAGCTGGCCGGCGGCGTGCCCGTCCCGGTTGCACTGGATGCCGAGAACGGCTTTGCCATCGATACGGACCGGATCGAGGCCGCGATCACGCCGAAAACCAAGATGATCGTTCTCATCAATCCTTGCAATCCGACTGGCCGCGTCTATACGCGGGCCGAGCTCGAGGCACTCGCCGACATCGCCAGGCGCCACGACCTTATTGTCGTGTCCGACGAAGTCTATGAAGAGATTACATACGATCACGCCAAACACGTTTCCATTGCGTCTCTGCCGGGTATGGACGAGCGCACGGTAACGCTTTTCGCCTTTACGAAGAGCTATGCGATGGACGGCTGGCGCATCGGGTACCTGGTCGCTCCCAAACAGGCCGTTTCGGCAATACTGAAGATCACGGCCAATGATGTGACTCACGTAAATACCTTCGTACAGGAAGGCGCGCTGGCCGCTTTGACCGGGGATGCCTCTGTTCTGACGGAACTGGTTGCCGACGATCGCAGAAAGCGTGACCGCGTGGTGACCCGGCTGAACCAGATTTCAGGAATCAAGTGTGCGTGGCCCCAAGGCACGATCTACGCCTTCCCCAACATCTCCGCGCTCGGCGTTCGCTCGCAAATCTTTGCAGAGCGCCTTATGGATGAATGCGGGGTCGTTGTTGAGGCCGGCAGCTTTTACGGTGCCGCCGGCGAAGGGCATTTGCGTATGTGTTTTGGTGCCTTGTCTCTCGATGAAATCGATGAGGCGCTTGATCGTATGACCTTGTTCGTAAGAAGTTTAGGATAG
- a CDS encoding ABC transporter permease, with protein MISFIASRISFAALVLLLLSGFVFTLFFVAPGDPARIVAGERATEAQVAMVRENLGLDRPVIEQYFSFLGRSLSGDLGFSYRNQQPVIELIKNRMPATISLCIGAVIMWLCMGIPIGIMSARHPGSVRDRLGQGFVLVGVSFPSFVLGMAALYFLYFLPRQAGFTLFPPGGYRSFLENPLIWAWHMALPCFTLALLSAAIYARLTRGQLLEILGEDYIRTARAKGLSERKVVYKHGVRSIFPPLTTQLGADIASLLGGALVTEQVFGLQGIGSLAVQSVQTQDRPVIIGVVMLAGFFIVLANLVVDFLYFLLDPRIRS; from the coding sequence ATGATCTCTTTCATTGCCAGCCGGATCAGTTTCGCCGCACTCGTGCTGCTGTTGCTCAGTGGTTTCGTCTTCACGCTGTTCTTTGTTGCGCCGGGCGATCCTGCTCGCATTGTGGCGGGCGAGCGTGCCACCGAGGCACAGGTGGCCATGGTGCGCGAAAACCTGGGCCTCGACCGTCCCGTAATTGAACAATATTTCAGCTTCCTGGGGCGCAGCCTGAGCGGGGACCTGGGGTTTTCCTATCGCAACCAGCAGCCGGTGATCGAGCTTATCAAAAACCGCATGCCTGCCACGATATCACTTTGCATTGGAGCGGTGATCATGTGGCTGTGTATGGGCATACCCATTGGCATCATGTCCGCCCGGCATCCGGGAAGCGTGCGGGACCGGCTCGGGCAGGGCTTCGTTCTGGTCGGGGTGAGCTTTCCGTCGTTCGTTTTGGGCATGGCGGCGCTCTACTTTCTCTATTTCCTGCCCCGGCAGGCCGGCTTCACCCTGTTTCCCCCCGGAGGATACCGCTCGTTCCTCGAGAACCCATTGATCTGGGCCTGGCACATGGCGCTGCCGTGCTTCACCCTGGCGCTTCTTTCGGCCGCTATCTATGCACGGCTGACGCGGGGGCAGTTGCTCGAAATCCTGGGGGAGGACTACATCCGCACCGCGCGGGCCAAGGGCCTGTCGGAGCGCAAGGTCGTCTATAAACACGGCGTGAGGTCGATCTTCCCGCCACTGACCACCCAACTCGGCGCCGACATCGCTTCGCTTCTGGGCGGAGCTCTGGTCACCGAGCAGGTGTTCGGACTGCAGGGGATCGGATCGTTGGCGGTGCAGTCAGTCCAGACACAGGACCGTCCTGTCATCATCGGAGTGGTCATGCTGGCCGGGTTCTTCATCGTCCTCGCCAATCTGGTGGTCGACTTTCTCTATTTTCTCCTCGATCCCCGCATCAGGTCCTAA
- a CDS encoding ABC transporter substrate-binding protein → MKFRKSTMVASGGLILALLSSVSAYGQEPQTGGTLRILGTAEVDRFDTVPPATADTGSFFRATTRQLINFAASEDPAEQIAPQADLAASVPTATDDGTTYTFTLREGANWDAPDGARQIVADDVERGFMRLCNPYIPAPAVSYFEDLVVGFADFCAGFAEVEPTVEAMKAYIEESDISGIETPADDTVVFHLNYAANDFIYLLTLPVTTPAPVEVLDYLPDSPEYRENYISSGPYTIASYIPDTSLTLSRNPAWDAESDPLRNAYVDEIEVIAGVQPDAAMQQLQSGDGDMLYDINVPPVTVQMLTMQGDEKISTLAEGASRMIWINTVSDNNDGALRDPLVRQALNYAVDKAAVVQQVGGPEFATPLNGIFPLGILGHHDFEPYPTPDSQGDPERARALLAEAGYPDGLSLKMPFRNAGNGAAEAQVLQASLQEAGFEIELIPTPASDFYPRLITNFDNALNGVWDLVPSGWSPDWPGGAARSIFQPQYTYDGTHGTFNFSDYNNEAANEIAERALSTTDLGEAELLWNEVDEVVMADPPTVPLISQTTVLYHGARVENFLPYAAGGNGDWTNVWLNR, encoded by the coding sequence ATGAAATTTCGCAAATCCACCATGGTGGCTTCGGGAGGGCTTATTCTGGCTCTGCTGAGCTCCGTTAGCGCTTATGGACAAGAGCCGCAAACCGGTGGCACGCTCCGGATTCTCGGCACAGCGGAAGTCGACCGGTTCGACACCGTGCCGCCCGCAACCGCAGACACAGGAAGCTTTTTCCGGGCGACCACGCGGCAGCTGATAAATTTTGCTGCCTCGGAAGATCCCGCCGAGCAGATCGCACCGCAAGCCGACCTCGCCGCGAGCGTTCCGACCGCGACCGACGACGGCACGACCTATACATTTACGCTCCGCGAAGGCGCCAATTGGGATGCCCCGGACGGTGCGCGTCAAATCGTTGCAGACGATGTCGAGCGCGGGTTCATGCGTCTCTGCAACCCCTACATTCCCGCTCCGGCGGTGTCCTATTTTGAAGATCTGGTTGTCGGGTTTGCCGACTTCTGCGCGGGCTTTGCCGAAGTCGAGCCGACCGTTGAAGCGATGAAGGCCTACATCGAAGAAAGCGATATCTCCGGCATCGAAACGCCGGCCGACGACACGGTGGTATTTCATCTCAACTATGCCGCCAACGACTTCATCTATCTTCTGACGCTGCCGGTGACGACGCCGGCGCCGGTTGAAGTTCTTGATTATCTGCCCGACAGTCCGGAATACCGGGAAAATTACATCTCCAGCGGCCCCTATACGATCGCGTCCTACATCCCCGATACGAGCCTCACGCTATCGCGCAATCCTGCCTGGGATGCGGAAAGCGATCCGTTGCGTAATGCCTATGTCGATGAAATAGAAGTCATTGCCGGCGTTCAGCCGGATGCGGCCATGCAGCAATTGCAATCGGGCGATGGCGATATGCTCTATGATATCAACGTGCCGCCCGTGACCGTGCAGATGCTCACAATGCAGGGTGACGAAAAGATCTCGACGCTCGCCGAAGGCGCCTCGCGAATGATCTGGATCAACACGGTCTCGGACAACAATGATGGCGCGCTGCGCGATCCGCTGGTACGGCAGGCTCTCAACTACGCCGTGGACAAGGCAGCCGTCGTCCAGCAGGTGGGTGGTCCCGAATTTGCCACACCGCTCAACGGGATCTTCCCCCTTGGTATCCTGGGGCATCACGATTTCGAGCCCTACCCGACACCCGACAGCCAGGGTGACCCCGAGCGTGCACGCGCGCTTCTTGCCGAAGCGGGATATCCAGATGGCCTGTCGCTTAAGATGCCGTTCCGCAATGCGGGTAATGGTGCTGCCGAAGCCCAGGTGCTGCAGGCCAGCCTTCAGGAAGCGGGATTCGAGATCGAACTGATCCCGACCCCGGCGTCAGACTTCTACCCGCGCCTGATCACTAATTTCGACAACGCCCTGAACGGGGTTTGGGATCTGGTCCCTTCGGGCTGGTCACCGGACTGGCCCGGTGGTGCCGCCCGCTCGATCTTCCAGCCGCAATACACCTATGACGGCACGCACGGCACCTTCAACTTCTCGGACTATAACAATGAAGCGGCCAACGAGATCGCTGAACGCGCCTTGAGCACCACCGATCTTGGGGAAGCCGAGCTCCTCTGGAACGAGGTCGACGAAGTGGTGATGGCCGATCCTCCGACGGTGCCGCTGATATCCCAGACCACCGTGCTCTATCATGGCGCACGCGTCGAAAACTTCCTGCCCTATGCTGCCGGTGGCAATGGCGACTGGACCAACGTCTGGCTGAACCGCTGA
- a CDS encoding ABC transporter ATP-binding protein: MTLLSVQNLTIDIPTGDGDVQAARDVNFSVQEAELFGIAGESGSGKSVLSQAIMGLLPQAKISGQINFQGSDLLKLPPKQMQRLRGNRITMISQDPLSSLHPFYTVGDQITEAIRTHRETSARDALAEAIEVLGRVGIHEPGQRVHDYPHQFSGGMRQRVMIAMAIVLRPALLIADEPTTALDVTVQAQIIALLNEMRKELGTAIIMVTHDLELLSSVADHAMVMYAGNRMEIGPAEAVLRTPAHPYTLGLLRSSPSHDVRGDLESIPGQPPSLLVEQKGCAFAPRCALALEICSGKRPPLRRFEDGTQSLCWLENKAERGRVAAAPVPSDDEASQSDIVVNVSDVRLTYGGQSFLSNKPGVEVLKGVSLQLPRGTTLGIVGESGCGKSSLARIIAGLTPPGSGDVQIEGESIVGLDRRAWVEMRKRIQMVFQDPFGSLNPKRRVGSIIGDPFRIQKVASGIDRKNRVRDLMEIVGLNPEHYNRFPSEFSGGQRQRIGIARSLALNPSIIIFDEPVSALDVSIQAQILNLIIKLQRELGLSYLFISHDLAVVRHVSSRIVVMKDGQVVERGDTQTLYDNPQHPYTRELLAAADPQYRNAGSAPVVDRGLIA; encoded by the coding sequence ATGACCCTATTGTCCGTTCAAAATCTCACAATTGACATTCCGACCGGGGATGGCGATGTGCAGGCTGCGCGCGACGTGAACTTTTCTGTGCAGGAAGCCGAGCTGTTCGGTATTGCCGGGGAGTCGGGTTCAGGCAAAAGTGTATTGTCTCAGGCAATCATGGGGCTGCTCCCGCAGGCCAAGATTTCGGGACAGATCAATTTCCAAGGCAGCGATCTGCTCAAGCTTCCGCCCAAGCAGATGCAGCGGTTGCGCGGCAATCGAATTACCATGATCTCGCAAGACCCGCTTTCGAGCCTCCATCCATTCTATACGGTTGGCGACCAGATCACCGAAGCAATACGGACCCATCGTGAGACGAGCGCCCGCGATGCACTTGCCGAGGCCATAGAGGTGCTCGGCAGGGTGGGCATTCATGAACCCGGACAAAGGGTCCATGACTATCCTCATCAGTTCTCCGGCGGCATGCGCCAGCGCGTAATGATTGCCATGGCCATCGTTCTGCGCCCGGCCCTGCTTATTGCCGACGAACCCACGACAGCGCTCGATGTGACAGTTCAGGCCCAGATCATCGCCCTTCTCAACGAGATGCGAAAGGAACTGGGCACGGCAATCATCATGGTCACTCATGACCTCGAATTGTTGTCGTCGGTCGCGGACCACGCCATGGTCATGTATGCGGGCAATCGCATGGAGATAGGCCCCGCCGAAGCGGTACTGCGCACGCCGGCTCATCCTTATACCCTGGGATTGCTTCGCTCGTCTCCCAGTCATGATGTCCGAGGCGATCTTGAATCAATTCCCGGCCAGCCGCCCAGCCTTCTGGTCGAGCAAAAGGGGTGCGCTTTTGCCCCGCGCTGTGCGCTGGCGCTCGAAATCTGTTCTGGCAAGCGCCCCCCGTTGCGGCGGTTCGAGGACGGTACGCAATCGCTGTGCTGGCTCGAGAACAAGGCCGAACGGGGTCGTGTGGCTGCTGCACCCGTACCGAGCGATGACGAGGCTTCGCAGAGCGATATCGTCGTCAACGTATCGGATGTGCGCCTGACCTATGGTGGGCAGTCTTTTCTCTCGAACAAGCCGGGGGTCGAGGTGCTCAAGGGCGTCAGCCTTCAATTGCCCCGTGGCACGACGCTGGGAATCGTGGGCGAAAGCGGTTGTGGCAAGTCCAGCCTTGCCCGCATCATCGCTGGCTTGACCCCGCCAGGCTCGGGAGACGTCCAGATCGAAGGCGAAAGCATCGTTGGCCTCGATCGGCGGGCCTGGGTCGAGATGCGCAAGCGCATTCAGATGGTGTTTCAGGACCCTTTTGGATCGCTCAATCCAAAGCGCCGGGTAGGTTCGATCATCGGTGATCCGTTTCGTATCCAGAAGGTGGCCAGCGGAATTGATCGAAAAAACCGGGTCCGGGACCTTATGGAAATCGTCGGGCTCAATCCCGAGCACTACAACAGGTTTCCTTCCGAATTTTCCGGTGGCCAAAGACAGCGCATCGGAATCGCCCGGTCGCTGGCACTCAATCCGTCCATCATCATATTCGATGAGCCGGTTTCGGCGCTGGATGTGTCTATTCAGGCGCAAATCCTCAATCTGATCATCAAGCTTCAGCGCGAGTTGGGCCTGTCCTACCTATTCATCTCCCACGATCTCGCGGTGGTACGCCATGTGAGTTCGCGCATTGTCGTCATGAAAGACGGTCAGGTCGTGGAGCGGGGCGATACCCAGACACTGTACGACAATCCTCAGCATCCCTATACGCGCGAATTGCTGGCCGCGGCCGATCCCCAATATCGCAATGCAGGCAGCGCGCCCGTCGTTGACCGGGGGCTGATCGCATGA
- a CDS encoding FAD-binding oxidoreductase, with protein sequence METLWTRTARLEVTSDPNLPEKVDVAVVGGGFTGMTAARELLNAGLSVAVLEAGKIGNGASGMNAGFVVPNFARADVAGVRAKLGQERGDALLRLVGDGANAVFRTIEEDGIDCDARQTGWLNPAYGNAAAEMLKARAAQWRELGRPVSFLDAAEVRAQTGMSIYSGALLDQEGGTIHPLDYLRGLAHGVQRRGGTVHEHHCVERVSSEHGNWRLVMRSGGSISARKVLVCTNAFTTGVASRMGRSAVPLKVYQIATTSADPSTVRRIAPDGRPVGDTRQNLFTYRLDRDNRLISGGMATVPLGAFARLGRSVATRLGEELDLPDAVSPEIVWSGTAAMTPDFLPRLYRFGDGWFGGIGCNGRGIAMTAQLGRVLARAALGESIDELPIPVRPLRPLPFHRFTPLVASAALLQARLKDRFVQ encoded by the coding sequence TTGGAAACGCTCTGGACACGGACCGCCCGCCTTGAGGTGACCTCCGACCCCAATCTGCCCGAGAAGGTCGATGTGGCCGTTGTCGGTGGTGGTTTCACCGGCATGACAGCGGCGCGCGAACTTCTCAATGCCGGCCTCTCGGTCGCTGTTCTGGAGGCGGGCAAGATCGGCAACGGAGCAAGCGGTATGAATGCGGGCTTTGTCGTGCCCAACTTCGCCAGGGCAGATGTTGCCGGTGTACGGGCAAAGCTCGGCCAAGAACGCGGCGACGCCCTGCTGCGTCTGGTCGGTGATGGCGCAAATGCCGTTTTTCGAACGATCGAGGAAGACGGCATTGACTGTGATGCGCGGCAAACCGGCTGGCTGAATCCCGCTTATGGCAATGCCGCGGCCGAAATGCTCAAGGCCCGCGCTGCGCAGTGGCGTGAGCTGGGCCGCCCCGTTTCGTTTCTGGATGCGGCGGAAGTTCGGGCCCAGACGGGTATGAGCATCTACTCGGGAGCTTTGCTGGACCAGGAAGGCGGCACCATCCACCCGCTCGACTACCTTCGTGGCCTGGCCCATGGCGTACAGCGTCGTGGCGGTACGGTCCATGAGCACCATTGTGTTGAAAGGGTCAGCTCCGAGCACGGCAACTGGCGCCTGGTCATGCGTTCTGGCGGGTCGATCAGTGCACGAAAGGTGCTTGTTTGCACCAATGCGTTCACAACCGGGGTCGCCTCCAGGATGGGGCGGTCAGCGGTGCCATTGAAGGTGTATCAGATCGCCACCACGTCGGCTGATCCGTCCACGGTTCGCCGCATTGCCCCGGACGGCAGGCCAGTAGGCGATACGCGGCAGAACCTGTTCACTTATCGCCTTGATCGGGACAATAGGCTGATCAGCGGGGGCATGGCCACAGTGCCGCTGGGCGCATTTGCGCGTCTTGGCCGGAGTGTGGCCACGCGCCTGGGCGAGGAACTCGATCTTCCAGATGCCGTAAGCCCGGAAATTGTGTGGAGCGGCACGGCGGCCATGACCCCGGACTTTCTGCCACGCCTTTACCGGTTCGGTGACGGGTGGTTTGGCGGAATCGGTTGCAACGGAAGGGGCATAGCGATGACTGCGCAGTTGGGGCGTGTCCTGGCCCGCGCTGCCCTGGGAGAGTCGATCGACGAATTGCCCATTCCCGTGCGACCCCTGCGCCCGCTGCCCTTTCACCGGTTTACACCTCTCGTTGCCTCTGCGGCGCTTTTGCAGGCTCGGCTCAAGGACAGGTTCGTTCAATGA
- a CDS encoding ABC transporter permease gives MSSEIKQRSSFELTIRRLIADRAGLVALAFLVVLIVIAVGADAIAALTGHSSAEQFRETGLTPTGLPVPPNAEFVFGTDQLGRDVFVRLAYGARISLSIGFVASLLAAIIGITVGLVAGYFGGWIDAVLGRAMDLVMSIPVLLCMLSLVAVFGPSLTLSLAVIVFFSWTTMGRVIRGQVLSLKEREFVMASRSMGAGHLSIMVMDILPNLGAPIIIYTTMMVPISIIFEATLSFLGLGIVPPAPSWGGMLAEAANNSIYMFAWWLVLFPGLALLLTTLSFNILGDAIRDALDPKSTVKRSTKKKSRPIGSES, from the coding sequence ATGAGCAGTGAAATCAAACAGCGCAGTTCCTTCGAACTTACGATACGACGCCTGATCGCCGACAGGGCCGGCCTTGTGGCCCTGGCGTTTCTGGTCGTGCTCATCGTCATCGCCGTGGGTGCCGACGCGATAGCAGCATTAACGGGACATTCGTCCGCCGAGCAATTTCGCGAGACGGGCCTGACGCCAACCGGACTGCCCGTACCCCCCAACGCCGAGTTCGTTTTCGGCACCGACCAGCTGGGACGAGACGTTTTCGTTCGTCTTGCCTATGGAGCGCGCATTTCGCTTTCGATCGGGTTCGTGGCTTCCCTCCTGGCGGCCATAATCGGCATCACGGTGGGTCTGGTCGCGGGGTATTTTGGGGGCTGGATCGACGCTGTTCTTGGCCGTGCGATGGACCTGGTGATGAGCATCCCGGTTCTGCTTTGCATGCTTTCACTGGTGGCCGTATTCGGCCCCAGCCTTACGCTCAGCCTTGCGGTTATCGTCTTCTTTTCCTGGACAACGATGGGCCGGGTGATCCGGGGGCAAGTACTGTCACTCAAGGAGCGGGAGTTCGTCATGGCGTCGCGCTCGATGGGTGCGGGGCACCTTTCGATCATGGTCATGGATATACTACCCAATCTGGGTGCACCCATCATTATCTACACCACCATGATGGTTCCGATCTCGATCATTTTCGAAGCGACACTGTCTTTTCTCGGACTGGGCATCGTCCCTCCGGCCCCGAGCTGGGGGGGCATGCTCGCCGAAGCGGCCAACAATTCGATCTACATGTTTGCCTGGTGGCTCGTCCTGTTCCCCGGTCTGGCACTCCTGCTCACCACCCTCTCGTTCAACATCCTTGGCGACGCTATACGCGATGCGCTCGATCCCAAGAGCACGGTGAAGCGATCGACCAAGAAAAAATCCAGGCCAATCGGTTCGGAATCATGA
- a CDS encoding GntR family transcriptional regulator: MPVREALRRLASENALNISASGTAFVPAITSSQLVDISRARVIVEGATARLAGPNLTPEDISALEELLDHHRASASAGKNTEMTAANRAFHFAIYRAANSPVLLSQIENLWLRSGPYVRFLSDRMSALLETDHREGFTDHHAAMLKAIKKGDWDALGAACEADIQTSRDLLLDIWSSEEQAASGPGV, from the coding sequence ATGCCGGTGCGCGAGGCGCTGCGCCGGCTTGCATCGGAGAATGCGCTCAACATCTCCGCGTCGGGCACGGCATTTGTGCCTGCCATCACGTCGTCCCAGTTGGTCGATATCAGTCGTGCGCGCGTCATCGTCGAAGGAGCAACCGCCAGACTTGCGGGCCCGAATTTGACCCCAGAGGACATATCGGCGCTCGAAGAACTGCTTGATCATCATCGCGCGAGCGCAAGTGCAGGCAAGAATACGGAAATGACGGCTGCCAACCGCGCCTTCCATTTCGCCATCTATCGCGCTGCAAACAGCCCGGTTCTGCTCAGTCAGATTGAAAATCTCTGGCTCCGGTCCGGTCCTTATGTCCGGTTTCTTTCTGATCGAATGAGCGCTCTGCTCGAGACCGACCATAGAGAAGGTTTCACCGATCACCACGCCGCCATGTTGAAGGCGATCAAAAAGGGCGACTGGGACGCCCTCGGTGCGGCTTGCGAGGCCGATATCCAGACGTCCCGCGATCTTCTGCTCGATATCTGGTCATCAGAAGAACAAGCCGCGTCCGGGCCGGGCGTCTAG
- a CDS encoding helix-turn-helix domain-containing protein: protein MTPRDLRGAGSRLVPSLKFSTDSVRTIEQFDAWSAFNSMAELEAITPPAEGFKASSASYHLGGLQLTSFQLAPMNIRYTRDIQRKLGLDHWCLSVTTKGPVGYQNDDNELAVSPGSLLLHSYATPFSGVMEHTNYSSLFFARDDFWDIADHLDKGAHQLMRGPMSQVIRDFMLSMIARADGLTQADASALTEAFGHLIRALVINNPASLEAAKVPIAAAQLERARRFINANLKWPGLSPDTICASIGVSRRQLFYLFEQQGGVATYIRNRRLAACYATLARAEEGRQIGAIAYEYGFANLSSFYRQFSARYGFSPSEARPAARSGHTVPSTDTTFSDWLLRIGRA, encoded by the coding sequence GTGACGCCGCGTGACCTTCGGGGTGCCGGAAGCCGGCTGGTCCCAAGTCTGAAATTTTCCACGGACTCGGTCAGAACCATCGAGCAATTCGACGCCTGGAGTGCGTTCAACTCCATGGCTGAACTCGAGGCAATCACACCGCCAGCCGAGGGCTTCAAGGCCAGTTCTGCGTCCTATCACCTGGGCGGCCTGCAACTGACCTCGTTTCAGCTTGCGCCAATGAATATCCGCTATACCAGGGATATTCAGCGCAAACTTGGTCTCGATCACTGGTGTCTGAGTGTCACCACCAAGGGCCCGGTCGGCTATCAGAACGATGACAATGAACTGGCTGTTTCGCCCGGCAGTTTGTTGCTGCACTCCTATGCAACCCCCTTCTCTGGGGTAATGGAGCACACCAATTACAGCAGCCTGTTCTTTGCGCGCGATGACTTCTGGGACATCGCCGATCACCTCGACAAGGGCGCGCATCAACTGATGCGGGGGCCAATGTCGCAGGTCATTCGGGACTTCATGCTGTCAATGATCGCACGAGCGGATGGCTTGACCCAGGCCGATGCCTCGGCACTGACAGAAGCTTTCGGCCATCTGATCCGGGCCCTGGTGATCAACAATCCGGCGTCACTGGAAGCGGCAAAGGTGCCGATCGCGGCTGCCCAACTGGAGAGGGCGCGGCGCTTCATCAATGCCAATCTGAAATGGCCGGGCCTGTCGCCCGACACCATCTGCGCCAGTATCGGCGTATCGCGCCGCCAGCTTTTTTATCTTTTCGAGCAGCAGGGGGGAGTCGCCACATACATCCGAAACCGGCGTCTCGCCGCCTGCTATGCAACGCTGGCCAGAGCCGAGGAAGGCAGACAGATCGGCGCGATCGCTTATGAGTATGGCTTTGCCAATCTAAGTTCGTTCTACCGGCAGTTCTCTGCGCGCTATGGCTTCAGCCCAAGCGAAGCGCGCCCCGCCGCGCGCAGCGGTCACACAGTACCCAGCACCGACACCACGTTTTCCGACTGGCTCTTGCGTATCGGCAGGGCGTAG